Within the Candidatus Eisenbacteria bacterium genome, the region CGGCGGCATCGAGAATGACCGAGTGATTCCGAACGCCACGTTCATCTTCGGCGTCCGCTTGCCGAACGGCGGAGAGCTCGGCGTGGGCCCGAGCTTCACGGTCAGTCCCAACGGCGCCAGCAGCGCGATCGTGGTGGCCTGCGGTCAGTCGTTCAAGGTCGGCGGCATTCGCGTGCCGATGAACTTCGCGGTCTCCCTGGATCGCGACGGACAGCGCATGTCGCTGGTGTCGGGATGGGCCATCCGTGACCGCTGATCCCCAAGTGGTCGGTTGCTCGCGGGTCTTTGGCGGGACCTGCGTCCATGAACGGACGTTGGGTTGAGCTCAAGCTCATCGTGCGGCGTGGGAGTGCTTGTCGCGGTACATGGCCCGGTCGGCCTTGGCGAGGCATTTAGGGAGTGATTGGCCCCGCTGGGCAGTTGCGACGCCGATCGAGAAACTGAGCGCCGGTCCATTCGTCGCGGCATTGTGCTTGGCGAGCAGCCGTCGCAGGCGATCGGCGGCAGCGGCCGCACCATGGTGTCCGACCGAGGGCAGCAGCACCGCGAATTCGTCTCCGCCCACTCGGGCGATCGTGTCCTCGGCCCGGAAGGCCTGGATCAGCACCACGGCGCAACGCTTCAGCATCTCGTCCCCAGCCGCGTGGCCCGAGTGATCGTTGATCTGCTTCAACGAGTCCACATCCAAGGCCACGATGCTGACGGGGAACTGGCGGCCTTGTGCCAGACGCGACATCCGCTCCTCGAAGAGATGCCGATTGGAGAGGCCGGTGAGGACATCGTGTCCGGAAAGGTAGCGGAGCTCCTCCTCGGTTTTTCGGCGTTCCGTGACGTCGCGCACGATCGCGATCGTGAGCCGGCCGAAGTCGCCGACGAGGGGGCTGAGAGCGATCTCCGCCGGGAACTCGCTGCCGTCCTTCCGCCGGGCGAGCAGCTCGAGCTCGGTGCCCATCGGGCGAACCGCGGGCGCCACCTCGTACGCCGAACGGTGTTGGACGTGTGCGGCGCGGAGACGCTCCGGGACCAGGACCTCGATCCACCGGCCGCGGAGCTCGTCGCATGAGTACCCGAGCATCTTCTCGGCCTGGGCGTTGACCATCACGATCCGACCCTTGGCGTCGGCGACGACGATGGCATCTGGAGCCGCCTCGAACAACGCGAGGCAGAAATCGCGAGAACCAATCGGGTCCTGGATCTTGTCCATGGCGTCCGCACGGCGCAGAAGAACGCGCCGCGGATCTTCACCCCCCGCGCTGCTCAGGATGAGGACTCCCCGTGTGCGCAGGCGGCCAGGATACCCCCGGGGACGCCTCCGTGCAGCCCCAACCGGCCACCCCCCTCGATGCTTCGCGATGAACCCGAACTTCCCTGTCACCTGCCGCCGAACACGCGCATGAGTGCCCCGCGCAGCCGATCCCATCGCCCTGCAGAAGTGGCTGGCACAGCGTGAGCATCTCCCGGGCCCGGAGTAGCCTGGTGCCCCGTGACGTGGTCGAGGCGGATCCTGAAGTAGATAGGAATGATTGGCTCGGTGGGGTCGCGGTGGACGCGGGCTGCCCAAGCCGTGCAAGACGGTTCAAACCACACAGGATGAATGGTCTTGAGGAGCTGCCAGGCACGTTCCCGCTCGTCATGGGATCCCTGCTCATCATCCCTTTGGCTATCACCGCTGTCGGGCGGACGCTCTCGGAACGGGAGGCGCGGAACGTCGTTCGCTGCGGATTCTGGCAACTCTTCGTATCGCCCGATTCCGATGACGCTCGTCCATTGGTCGCCGGCGACGATCTCGTCCACCTCGACGCAGACCCGCGGGTTGGCCCGCATCCACTCGACCTTCTGGCCAGGGAACGTAAAGCCGTACAGAATCCCGAGCACTTCATCGAAGGCGAAGTAAACGGGAACGACGTAAGGTTGGTTCTCCAGCGCGCAAGCCAACCTCGCCAACCTCGCCCTCGCCAGGATCCGGAAGCACTGTTCCCTGCTCATCTCACGGATCAGCATGACCCACCTGCATCGGTCATGGCCTCGGCCCACCTGGAGGCCCGAAGTCATGGACCAGGTCACTCCGCCGCGTCCCCGGTCGCAGTAACCCCCAGCAGAAGTCGCCCAGCCTGATGGCTCCGGACCGCATCAGGCGTGCCATCGCTGCGACGACGGCGATTCCGGAGGTCGATGCACGAGAAGAGGAACAGCAGCCAGTAGTTACGTCGAAGTGGCTCTCCTCGGCGGAAGTAGAATCAAGAGGATGCTCGCTCGACTGACCTGTCACTCTGACAGCCACGCCGAGCTGCCGCTCTTCGCGCGCGCGATGGTCATGCGGGCGGGGCCCGACGAGCGGAACCGATGGTCGGCCGATCCCCGATGGCCTCTTGAACTCGGGCCGCACCACACTTCTCGGTTATGGGTGCAGCCGATCCGGCGAACGCCATGGTTCGAGGCCCTCGCGTGCCATCCAGGGCACCAACGCCAGAGCGGCCATAGGGTCCGCCCACCACCACCCGAGCGTCGCGTTCAGCAGTAGCCCGGCCAGCGTGGTCAGCGAGAACCAGGCGCATGCGATGGTCTGTTTCGCCTCGATGCGAAGAGCGTCGCTCGAAAGGCGCCGGGCGAGCCGCAGCTTGCTCCACCCCAGCAGCGGCATCACGAGCGCCGCGGTCGCGGTCAGTATGATTCCCGCGAGGCTCTTGTCGGGATGGATGCCCGATCCAAGCAGTCGTCGGCCGGACTCGACCGCTACGGTTGCGGCGAGCAGGACGAGCAGCGCTCCTGCTGCCCGGGCGGCGCGCCGCTCGAGGGTCCGGAGCTCCGGCCCGCCGACACCTCGCAGCTCTTTGCGGAGCCGGGAGCCTACGATGCCGCCGCTCAAGGCCTCGATCAGCGAATCGAATCCGTAGGCGATGAGGACGAGCGAGCCCGCGGCCAGGCCGGAAGCCACGGCGACCAGGCACTCCACGACGTTCCACGCAACGGTGAGGTTTTCCAGCGCGACTCCGCGCCTCAGGGCCCGTTCTCGGATCGATTCGCCCGGCGCCGATCGCGCCACCGGGTGATCCGGGCCTGCCTCGTGCGACGCGGGAACCTCAATCATGCGACGACCGCCTTCCAAACGGGCCGCTGGTCCAGTCGCGGTATCCGAATCTGCGAAGCAGCTCACCGCACGTGAACGATCCTCTTGAAGTCGACCCGCGCGCCCGCCTGGAGCTTACACAAGTAGACGCACGCCGCAGGGATCCAGCGCGAAGATCGATATTATGCGGTCCCGCCTCCAGCCGTCGATGGGAGAGGAGCGTCGATATCTTGCGCCCGAAGACGTCTCCTCCCGTGGGTAGTTCGGTTTCGGGCTATCGGACGTGAAGAGAGCAAGACGGCGGCTTCGGCACGGGCTGCCGCCGGTGGCCATGAGCCCGAATCTGGGCCGAACGTTGAGCGTTCATTTCCGAGGTCGACCATGTCCGAGATTGCTATGGATTGCGGCGAACGTCGCTTCAGCGTGAGGCGCCTGCTGGTTCCTTGGGCGCTGGCAACGAGCCTGGCGCTCGTCAGCATCCCCCGTCCTGCCGACTCGCAGACCGAGAAGATCGCGTTCGTTTCGGCGCGCGATGGCAACTCCGAGATCTACACGGTCAACGTCGACGGCACCGGCCTGGCTCGCTTGACGAACAACGCGGGCAGAGACGAGTTCCCGACCTGGTCCCCGGATCGTCAGCACATCGCGTTCCAGAGTAAACGCACCGGCAGCTTCGAGATCTATGTGATGAACGCGGACGGCTCCAACGTGGTACAGCGCACGTTCTCCGCCACTGGCAGCGAACACCCGACTTGGTCACCCGACGGCAACACGATTGCTTATGAGACGGTCGAGAATGGCAGCTTGAACATCTGGAAGGTGGGTGCGTGGTCCGGGAGCTCATCTCTCTTGTTCTCGGCGCCGGGCTGGGACGGCCAGCCGGATTGGTCGCCGACCAGTGCGCGGCTCGCGTTATCAAGTGATTTTGTCGCCTATGACTTTTCGTGGGACATCTACGTGGTGAACGCGGATGGATCTGGCTTCACCCGTCTGACCAACGGCAACATCTTCGATCGCATCGATTATCTGCAGCCAGCATGGGCCCCAAATGGGACGAGACTCTCGCTCGCGATCGTTCAGAGGATCGGCCTCGACGGGTCCGTCACGAGACTTGGCGTCATGAACGAGGACGGCTCGAGTCTGACGATTCTGGGCCTAGCGGCGTTCGAGACGCGGAGCTCATGGTCGCCGGATGGCCAACGGATCGTCTACACGTCGCCGACGATGGATGTCGTTTGGACTCAGGCCGACGGCAGCGCATCGGGCACCATCATCACGAATGGCTGGAACGCCGAATGGCAACCCCCGCTCGGTGCGACCAGCGTGGGGGACATTGGACGGCAACAGGCCAGCGTTCCGCGGGTGCTCACGAGCCCGACCCGAGGGCCGGTGCGCTTCGCAGTTGGAACGCACAACCCGGGCGACGCGTTGGACATCTACGACGTGAGCGGCAGACTTGTCGGCCATGTGCATCTGGGGGCGAGCTCGGAGTCACGGGTGGTGGCGTGGGACTGGCATCAGGATGGATGCCGTCCGGGCATGTACTTTGCCCGCTTGCGTTCAGCTTCAGATCCTTCTCGGACGGCGCGGTTCGTGATCTTGCGCTGATATGAACGTGGAGCCCGGATTGCGGTAGACGTCATTCTTGCCAGGCGCCCGCTGGGTTATGGGTGTTGGTACGAAGGCCCGATCCGTTATCGTTCAATCCATGCTTCGCCCAGGCAACGGCCCCGTCCTCGAATCGATCCGTGTCAACGCGCGTTACACGGTCACCCGAGAGCTGGGCCGTGGCGGGATGGCGGTGGTGTACCTGGCCCGCGATCTCAAACACGACCGCCCGGTCGCGATCAAGGTCCTGCACCCGGAGATCGTCTTCGGCGAAGCTGCCCAACGTTTCCTGCTCGAGATCCAGATCCTGGCGCGGCTCCAGCACCCTCACATCCTCCCCTTGCTCGACTCCGGCGCCACCGAGGAGATGCCATCGCGGCCGTTCTACGTGATGCCGTACGTGGACGGCGAGAGCTTGCGGCAGCGGCTCGCCCGCGAGGGCCCGCTTCCGGTCGCGGACGCACTGCGGCTGGTCCGAGAGGTCGGTGAGGCGCTGCACTACGCCCATGGCCAAGGGCTGATTCATCGCGACGTGAAGCCCGAGAACGTCCTGCTGTCGCAAGGCCACGCACTGGTCGCGGACTTCGGCATCGCCCGCGCGGCGGGCCTCGCGGCCGGCGGCCCGCTGACTCGAACGGGCTTCAGCATGGGGACCCCCGCCTATATGAGTCCCGAGCAGGCCGGAGGCGACCGCGAGGTCGACGCCCGGTCCGATCAATACAGCCTCGCCTGTCTTCTCTACGAGCTGCTCGCGGGTCAGCCGCCCTTTACCGGGCCCGACGTGCTCGCGGTGATGTCGCGGCAGATCCTCGACCCGGTGCCGCCGCTCACGACGCTTCGCCCCGGCGTGCCGGCCACCGTCCGAGTGGCTACCGAACGCGCGTTGTCCAAGATCCCCGCGGACCGGTTCGGGAACGTTCTGGAGTTCCTGGCGGCCCTCGAGGCTCCCGAGACGCCCGCGGCCCCGCCGAAGAAAGCAATCGTCGTGCTGCCGTTCGCCAATATGAGTCCCGATCCAGACAACGCTTACTTCGCCGACGGTCTGATGGAAGAGGTGATCGCCGACCTCTCACGGGTCCGAGCGCTCACCGTCATCTCCCGGACCTCGTCCGTCAAGCTCAAGGACACAGGCTGGGACCTCCGGCGCATCGGGCGGGAGCTCAACGTCCGCTACGCGCTCGAGGGCAGCGTGCGCCGCGCGGGTTCCACGCTTCGGATCACGGCTCAGCTGATCGACGTCGAGACCGATGGCCACCTGTGGGCCGAGAAGTACTCCGGCACGGTCGACGACGTGTTCGACCTGCAGGAGAAGCTGTCGCGCCAGATCGTGGAAGCACTGCAGATCACCCTGTCACCACCGGAGAATCGCGAGATCGCGGAGCGGCCCATCGCGGATATCCGCGCCTTCGAGTACTACCAGCGCGCGCGGCAGGAGTACTACCGGTACACCGCCGAAGGGATGGTGGCGGCTCGAGCCCTCGCGGAGCACGGGCTCGCCGTCGTCGGCCCCCATGAGGCGCTCTACGGAATCCTGGGCACGGTGTACGCCTGGTCGCCCACCTTGCTGGTCGGCGACGAGGAGACGACCCTTCGGGAAGCGGAGGACTGCGCCCGGCGCGCATTCGAGCTGAAGCCAGACTCGGCGTGGGGGCTCTCGATCATGGGACAGGTCGCCTATCGCCGTGGCCAGGCCGGAGAGGCCGTTCGGCTGCTGAGCCGGGCCTGCGCCGTCGAGCCCAACAATCCGGATGCGATGCACCAGCTCGGCGGAGCGTATCTGCTGGGCGGGCGCATCGGTCCCATGCGGGAGGTCCTGACCCGGCTCGTCGAGCTGGACCCGCTGAAGGCCAGCAATCACTGCCTGCTCGGGCTGAGTTACTCGCTGGGCGGCGACCCCTCGGCGGCGATCCCCACACACCGCCGGGCGGTCGAGCTCGATCCACGGAGCACCATCTGCCGGGTCTGCGCGGCCGTTGCATTCGCGGCTGCGGGGCGGGAGAGCAGTGCCGAGGCCATGAGCCAATTCGAGTGGCTGGAGCACCAGCTACCGGACGATCCCCTGGCGATGGTCGCGGTCCGTTTCTGGCGCGCGCTGACCGGCGACCGAACGGCTGTGCAGTCGAGCCCGAGCGCGGCGGAGCGCGCCATGGCGGAGTCGGATGAGTACTGGGCCTACCTGATGGCGGGGGCCTACGCTCTGGTGGGGGAGACGGACCAGGCCATGAGCTGGCTGGAGCATGCGGTGAATGCTCGGGGCTGGGTCGACTACGTCTACTTCACCCAACACGACCGTTTCCTCGAGAGCCTTCGCCCGACTGGGCGCTTCCAGGAGTTGATGGCCTCTGCGCGGAAGCGGTACGAGCGATTCGCGGATGACGGCTCTCCCACGCCGCAGCCCTCCTTGCACCCCCGGCACTAGCTCAGGACCGGAACTCGAATGAGATCATCGGGTGACGGGAGTGGACATCTCGCCGACTGGCTACCGACACACGATGAACTTCTTCATGTCGAGCAGAGCACCTGACTGAAGTCGGCACCAGTAGAGGCCGGGTCGCAACCGCCGCGAATCGAGCGTGAGCTCGTGAGCTCCGGGTGGAAGGGGCGCGTTGCTCAACAGCGTCTCGACTTCGCGGCCCTGGAGGTCGTGAATGGCCAAGTTCACGACTCCGGAAGCCGGAAGGCGGAAGCGGAGCCGAGCGAAGGAGACGGCGGGATTGGGAGAGACCATTTCCAGCAAAGCGGAGCGCCTCGGCAACTCAGTGTCGGGCACGGCGAGGACCACGTTTCCAAGACCGACGATTCCGCTCGCGGGGGTGTAGCGGATGCTGGTGAATTCTCCACCTGCGTAGACCGTGCCCGCGTTCAGGGTCAGCGCATTGGGTGCACTTGTGGCGTTGGGGTTCCACGACGGGTCGACCGAGCCGGTGGTCGCGTCCAGCGCCGCAAGCCGGTTGCGTGGCTGACCCCCGATGGTCGTGAAGAACCCCCCCGCGTACACCGTGCCTCCCTCCACGGCGAGCACATTGACCTGGCCGCTCGCCCCCGGGTTCCAGCCGGAGGCCAAGCCGGTATTGGCATCGACCGTGGCGAGCCGGTTACGCATCTGACCGCCGATCGACGTGAAGAGTCCACCCACATAGACCGTGCTTCCATCGACCTCGAGAGCGAGGACCTGATTGTTGGGAGCGGGGTTCCAGCTCGTGGCCAGCCCCGTCGTCGCGTCGATTGCCGCGAGCCGGGTGCGAGCCTGGCCTCCAATTGACGTGAACGATCCGGCCGCAAACACGGTATTGCCGCTCACCCTCAACCGATTCACGGTGCTGGTGGCGTTCGGATTCCAGCTCGTGGCGAGCCCGGTCGCGAGATCGAGCCCTGCGAGTCGCTCGCGCGGCTGCCCGCCGATGGTCGAGAAGCTGCCCCCGGCGTACAGCGTTCCGTTACCGACCGCGAGTGCGTTGACCGTGCTGCTCGGGTTGGGATTCCATCCCGCCGCGGCGAGACCCGTGGTCGCATCGAGCGCCGCCAGGAAGTTTCTCGTCTGTCCACCGACGGTGGAGAAGTTGCCGCCGACGTAGACCGTGCTGCCGCTCACGACCAGAGCTTCGACCGCGCCGTTGGAATTCGGATTCCACGCGTTCACTTCACCCGTCGTCAGATCCAACGCCGCGAGCCGATTTCTCGTCTGCCATGTTCCAATACTCGCGAACGTCCCGCCCAGGAAGAGTCCCTGGGTTCCGAGGACCATGGCGTTGACTGGGTTGTTGGGTCTGGGATTCCAACTGGTGGCGAGTCCGGTCGTCACGTCGACGGCTCCGGCGAAGGAACGAATCTGCCCACCGATGCTATTGATGAATCCCGCGGCGTAGAGGGTCGACCCGGTCAGGACCAGAGACGTCACGGCGCCGCTCGGACTCGGATTCCAGCCCGTGGCAAGGCCGGTCGACGCATCGAGGGCCGCGAGACCGATCCGCGTCTGACCACCAATCGTGGTGAAGTTGCCGGCGGCGTACACCGTCGGACCATCGGGAAGCAGCAGGCTCACGGTGGCGCTTGCATTGGGATCCCACGAGGTGGCAAGGCCGGTCACGGGATCCAGAGCCGCGATCCGATTGCGCATCTGACCGCCGATCGAGGTGAACATGCCGCCGGCGTAGATCACGCCTCCATGAACGGCAATGGCGTTGACCGTGCTGTTGGCCCCTGGATTCCACGACGTCGCGAGCCCGCTCGAGGCATCGAGCGCCGCGATCCGGCTGCGTGCCTGGCCTCCGATGGTGATGAACGTGCCACCCACGTACACCGTCGATCCGCTCGCGGCCAGAGCCGTCACCTGCGCGTTGGGGTTGGGAATCCAGGCCGTGGCCGAGCCCGTCGTCCCGTCCACGGCCCCGAGCAGATCCCGAGGCTGACCCCCGAGGGTCGTGAAGAATCCGGCCGCATACACCGTATTGCCGCTCACGGCGAGCACCCTCACGGCGTTGTCCACGTCGGGATTCCAGGGCGCGAGGGTTCCATCCGCCCGGATGTGAGCGAGGTTCGTCCTCGGCACACCACCCACCGCATTGAAGAACCCGCCGATGTACCAGCCTCCGGCGCCGTCGGGGGCCACTGCATGGATCTGTCCCGCGACTTTGGGGAACCCAGGCAGCGCCGAGCCGGTCGTAGCGTCGACCGGAACTCCCGTTCCCGAGGCCCGTCCCACCGCGGTGAACGACCCCGCGATGTACAAGGTATTTCCAGAGACGGCCTGGGCGAAGACGGACCCGTTGGTCACGTGGAGCTCCTGCCGAACGCTCTGGGCGCCGGCCACTTCAGCAAAGATCAGCGCACCGCACACCCATGGGGCCAGGCGCACCACGGCCAAGGAACGAGCTGGGACGCCTGGTCGAAACCGGCCCACGTGGTGATCGATCTCGTGGCTCACTTGGCCTCCGGGCGGTGGTTGTCGAAGCGCTGGACCGCGATCCGCAATGGTCCTCATTAGTCTACGTCCCAGTGCTAAGAGTGCATCGCCGTTTCTGCTCGCTGGTTCTTCCAGAAACTGGACGAGGGCGTGCGGCCGAACCCAACGATTGGAGGGGGTCTCCACGTGGCGTTCGCGCTGCCGACGCGAGCCGCCGCCCGGTTGGAGCTGCTGCGCGTGAGCGGGCGGCGAGTGCTGGCGCGCGAGGTCGGCTCATTGGGTGTGGGGCGACACACGGTGAATCTCGCCGCGGTCCGCAGTGTGGCGCCCGGTCTCTACTGGGTGCGGTTGACCCAGGGCGCGAACCGGCAGACGACGCGGGTGGCAGTGATCGAGTAGCTCGATACACGGCAGAGATTCGCGCGGCGCCCCGAGGACTCCGTTCCTTCGGGGCGCCGACGATGTTCCTGTGGCGGCGGTGCGTGCCTTTGGCGACGGGTCCAAGTCGGACCCATGATAGGTTCCGAGCAACAGCCCCCGCCCAGCACGCCAGGGGTTGAGAGTCCTGGAGCCCGCATGAACAAAGATCCCAAGACCATCGTTCGCGAAGGCTACGATCGTGCCTCATATGCCTATCGCGGTGACGAGTTCACGTCCCCGCGCTCCGGGTACGCCCACTGGTTGTCGCGGCTGACGCGCACCCTTGCGGCGGGAAGTCGGGTCCTGGACCTCGGGTGCGGCTGCGGCGTTCCAGCGAGCCGCGAGCTCGCCCGTCGTTATCGCGTGACGGGTGTGGACATCTCGCCGGTGCAGATCGCGCGGGCGCGCCGCCTGGTGCCAAGCGCGCAATTTCTGTGCGCCGACATGGCTGCAGTCGAGTTCGAGCCGCAATCCTTCGACGCCGCGATCGCCTTTTACTCGCTCATCAACCTGCCCTTGCCCGAGCAATCCGTGGTGATCGAGCGCGTGTCCGGTTGGCTGGCGCCCGGCGGCCGGCTGCTCGCGATCGTGGGCAAGCTGGCATCGACCCGGATCGAGCCGAACTTTCGCGGCGTGAGTGGCGCGGCCATGTACTGGAGCCACGCCGATGTGAAGACTTACCGTGACTGGTTCGAGCAAGCCGGATTCGTGATCGAGGCGGAGGGTTCCGAACCCCGCAACGGGGAACCGGGCTACGCGGTCCTCATCGGTCGCCGGGACGAATTGGGCCGCTGAGTCAGCCGTAGCAATCCCTAGCGAACAGAACTACGCACGTCGATCAGCGAGATAGGCTTTCACCACCAGGAAGGGACTCGTGTGGTAAAGCCTGGCCATATTCGCGAGCAGCGGCGTGGATGCCTGCGCTGTTCCACACTCGATTTCGCTCAGAGTGTCTTCTTGGATACCGAGGCTTCCAGCGGCTGCGGACGACGATAGCTCCGCATTGACCCGCAGCTTCGCCAG harbors:
- a CDS encoding pyridoxamine 5'-phosphate oxidase family protein; this encodes MLIREMSREQCFRILARARLARLACALENQPYVVPVYFAFDEVLGILYGFTFPGQKVEWMRANPRVCVEVDEIVAGDQWTSVIGIGRYEELPESAANDVPRLPFRERPPDSGDSQRDDEQGSHDERERAWQLLKTIHPVWFEPSCTAWAARVHRDPTEPIIPIYFRIRLDHVTGHQATPGPGDAHAVPATSAGRWDRLRGALMRVFGGR
- a CDS encoding GGDEF domain-containing protein — protein: MDKIQDPIGSRDFCLALFEAAPDAIVVADAKGRIVMVNAQAEKMLGYSCDELRGRWIEVLVPERLRAAHVQHRSAYEVAPAVRPMGTELELLARRKDGSEFPAEIALSPLVGDFGRLTIAIVRDVTERRKTEEELRYLSGHDVLTGLSNRHLFEERMSRLAQGRQFPVSIVALDVDSLKQINDHSGHAAGDEMLKRCAVVLIQAFRAEDTIARVGGDEFAVLLPSVGHHGAAAAADRLRRLLAKHNAATNGPALSFSIGVATAQRGQSLPKCLAKADRAMYRDKHSHAAR
- a CDS encoding class I SAM-dependent methyltransferase; the encoded protein is MNKDPKTIVREGYDRASYAYRGDEFTSPRSGYAHWLSRLTRTLAAGSRVLDLGCGCGVPASRELARRYRVTGVDISPVQIARARRLVPSAQFLCADMAAVEFEPQSFDAAIAFYSLINLPLPEQSVVIERVSGWLAPGGRLLAIVGKLASTRIEPNFRGVSGAAMYWSHADVKTYRDWFEQAGFVIEAEGSEPRNGEPGYAVLIGRRDELGR
- a CDS encoding T9SS type A sorting domain-containing protein yields the protein MRPNPTIGGGLHVAFALPTRAAARLELLRVSGRRVLAREVGSLGVGRHTVNLAAVRSVAPGLYWVRLTQGANRQTTRVAVIE
- a CDS encoding protein kinase — protein: MLRPGNGPVLESIRVNARYTVTRELGRGGMAVVYLARDLKHDRPVAIKVLHPEIVFGEAAQRFLLEIQILARLQHPHILPLLDSGATEEMPSRPFYVMPYVDGESLRQRLAREGPLPVADALRLVREVGEALHYAHGQGLIHRDVKPENVLLSQGHALVADFGIARAAGLAAGGPLTRTGFSMGTPAYMSPEQAGGDREVDARSDQYSLACLLYELLAGQPPFTGPDVLAVMSRQILDPVPPLTTLRPGVPATVRVATERALSKIPADRFGNVLEFLAALEAPETPAAPPKKAIVVLPFANMSPDPDNAYFADGLMEEVIADLSRVRALTVISRTSSVKLKDTGWDLRRIGRELNVRYALEGSVRRAGSTLRITAQLIDVETDGHLWAEKYSGTVDDVFDLQEKLSRQIVEALQITLSPPENREIAERPIADIRAFEYYQRARQEYYRYTAEGMVAARALAEHGLAVVGPHEALYGILGTVYAWSPTLLVGDEETTLREAEDCARRAFELKPDSAWGLSIMGQVAYRRGQAGEAVRLLSRACAVEPNNPDAMHQLGGAYLLGGRIGPMREVLTRLVELDPLKASNHCLLGLSYSLGGDPSAAIPTHRRAVELDPRSTICRVCAAVAFAAAGRESSAEAMSQFEWLEHQLPDDPLAMVAVRFWRALTGDRTAVQSSPSAAERAMAESDEYWAYLMAGAYALVGETDQAMSWLEHAVNARGWVDYVYFTQHDRFLESLRPTGRFQELMASARKRYERFADDGSPTPQPSLHPRH
- a CDS encoding cation transporter, producing MIEVPASHEAGPDHPVARSAPGESIRERALRRGVALENLTVAWNVVECLVAVASGLAAGSLVLIAYGFDSLIEALSGGIVGSRLRKELRGVGGPELRTLERRAARAAGALLVLLAATVAVESGRRLLGSGIHPDKSLAGIILTATAALVMPLLGWSKLRLARRLSSDALRIEAKQTIACAWFSLTTLAGLLLNATLGWWWADPMAALALVPWMAREGLEPWRSPDRLHP